A genomic segment from Aegilops tauschii subsp. strangulata cultivar AL8/78 chromosome 1, Aet v6.0, whole genome shotgun sequence encodes:
- the LOC109770169 gene encoding flavin-containing monooxygenase FMO GS-OX-like 5 isoform X1: MNETNRDGIAHGSSTEKRPAEARRIQANSGSQLRKPLCSLLPASMPSPSLRLAVVGAGAAGLAAARELRREGHAPVVFERAAAVGGTWLYASPAPAAAADPLGAAATHSSLYASLRTNLPREVMGFLDFPFTAARGSVVDARRFPGHQEVLRYLEDFTQRFDLYGLVRFQTEVVGVRREAGGRWAVTSRKLGEKGEQDEELYDAVVVCNGHYSEPRVASIPGDLYFPTLTGADAWPGKQMHSHNYRVPEPFLDQVVIVIGASASAVDISRDIASVAKEVHIADRSAPTSTCEQQPEYDNMWLHSMIDHAQGDGTVVFQDGSSIKADVIMHCTGYLYDFPFLGDDSTITVDDNCVDPLYKHVFPIEVAPDLSFIGVPWKVIPFPLFELQSKWVAGILSGRIKLPSKDEMMEDVKAIYSRLETRGWPKRYTHNFSGGYQFEYDDWLAEQCGHPPIEEWRKLMYAANAKNKAARPERYRDEWDDDGLVALANEDFKKYF, translated from the exons ATGAACGAAACCAACAGAGACGGGATCGCACACGGCTCCTCGACGGAAAAAAGACCAGCGGAGGCACGGCGAATCCAAGCCAATTCCGGCTCCCAGCTCCGCAAGCCTCTTTGCTCTCTCCTGCCCGCCTCCATGCCGTCGCCCTCGCTCCGCCTCGCCGTCGTCGGCGCGGGCGCGGCCGGCCTGGCGGCGGCACGGGAGCTCCGCCGCGAGGGCCACGCCCCCGTCGTCTTCGAGCGCGCCGCCGCCGTGGGGGGCACCTGGCTCTACGCCTCCCCCGCccccgcagccgccgccgacccgctcggcgccgccgccacccacTCCAGCCTCTACGCTTCGCTCCGCACCAACCTCCCCCGCGAGGTCATGGGCTTCCTCGACTTCCCCTTCACCGCGGCGCGCGGCTCCGTCGTCGACGCGCGCAGGTTCCCCGGCCACCAGGAGGTGCTTCGGTACCTCGAGGACTTCACGCAGCGGTTCGACCTTTACGGGCTCGTCCGGTTCCAGACGGAGGTGGTCGGGGTCCGGAGGGAGGCCGGCGGGAGGTGGGCGGTGACGTCGAGGAAGCTCGGGGAGAAGGGGGAGCAGGACGAGGAGCTGTATGATGCCGTCGTGGTTTGCAATGGCCATTATTCAGAGCCTCGCGTCGCCTCCATACCTG GTGATCTGTACTTTCCAACATTGACAGGTGCAGATGCCTGGCCTGGAAAGCAGATGCATAGCCACAATTACCGTGTGCCTGAGCCATTCCTTGATCAA GTAGTGATCGTTATTGGGGCCTCGGCAAGTGCAGTTGACATTTCGAGGGACATTGCAAGCGTTGCGAAGGAGGTCCATATTGCCGATAGATCAGCGCCGACTTCCACTTGTGAACAGCAGCCTGAATATGACAACATGTGGCTTCATTCCATG ATTGACCATGCACAGGGAGATggcactgtggtgttccaggatGGCAGCTCAATCAAAGCGGATGTCATCATGCACTGTACTGG CTACCTGTATGACTTCCCGTTTCTTGGGGATGATAGCACCATCACTGTGGATGACAACTGCGTTGATCCATTATACAAGCATGTTTTCCCTATAGAAGTGGCTCCTGATCTGTCTTTCATCGGAGTGCCGTGGAAG GTTATCCCTTTTCCACTGTTTGAACTCCAAAGCAAATGGGTCGCCGGTATTCTATCTGGACGGATCAAGCTTCCATCGAAAGATGAAATGATGGAAGATGTCAAAGCCATCTACTCGAGACTGGAAACTCGTGGATGGCCCAAGAGATATACCCACAACTTCAGTGGTGGTTATCAG TTCGAATACGATGATTGGCTCGCGGAGCAATGTGGCCATCCACCTATTGAAGAATGGAGGAAGCTGATGTATGCTGCTAATGCGAAGAATAAGGCTGCTCGTCCGGAAAGATACCGCGATGAGTGGGATGATGATGGTCTGGTGGCACTAGCAAATGAGGACTTCAAAAAATACTTCTAA
- the LOC109770169 gene encoding flavin-containing monooxygenase FMO GS-OX-like 5 isoform X2: MNETNRDGIAHGSSTEKRPAEARRIQANSGSQLRKPLCSLLPASMPSPSLRLAVVGAGAAGLAAARELRREGHAPVVFERAAAVGGTWLYASPAPAAAADPLGAAATHSSLYASLRTNLPREVMGFLDFPFTAARGSVVDARRFPGHQEVLRYLEDFTQRFDLYGLVRFQTEVVGVRREAGGRWAVTSRKLGEKGEQDEELYDAVVVCNGHYSEPRVASIPGADAWPGKQMHSHNYRVPEPFLDQVVIVIGASASAVDISRDIASVAKEVHIADRSAPTSTCEQQPEYDNMWLHSMIDHAQGDGTVVFQDGSSIKADVIMHCTGYLYDFPFLGDDSTITVDDNCVDPLYKHVFPIEVAPDLSFIGVPWKVIPFPLFELQSKWVAGILSGRIKLPSKDEMMEDVKAIYSRLETRGWPKRYTHNFSGGYQFEYDDWLAEQCGHPPIEEWRKLMYAANAKNKAARPERYRDEWDDDGLVALANEDFKKYF; encoded by the exons ATGAACGAAACCAACAGAGACGGGATCGCACACGGCTCCTCGACGGAAAAAAGACCAGCGGAGGCACGGCGAATCCAAGCCAATTCCGGCTCCCAGCTCCGCAAGCCTCTTTGCTCTCTCCTGCCCGCCTCCATGCCGTCGCCCTCGCTCCGCCTCGCCGTCGTCGGCGCGGGCGCGGCCGGCCTGGCGGCGGCACGGGAGCTCCGCCGCGAGGGCCACGCCCCCGTCGTCTTCGAGCGCGCCGCCGCCGTGGGGGGCACCTGGCTCTACGCCTCCCCCGCccccgcagccgccgccgacccgctcggcgccgccgccacccacTCCAGCCTCTACGCTTCGCTCCGCACCAACCTCCCCCGCGAGGTCATGGGCTTCCTCGACTTCCCCTTCACCGCGGCGCGCGGCTCCGTCGTCGACGCGCGCAGGTTCCCCGGCCACCAGGAGGTGCTTCGGTACCTCGAGGACTTCACGCAGCGGTTCGACCTTTACGGGCTCGTCCGGTTCCAGACGGAGGTGGTCGGGGTCCGGAGGGAGGCCGGCGGGAGGTGGGCGGTGACGTCGAGGAAGCTCGGGGAGAAGGGGGAGCAGGACGAGGAGCTGTATGATGCCGTCGTGGTTTGCAATGGCCATTATTCAGAGCCTCGCGTCGCCTCCATACCTG GTGCAGATGCCTGGCCTGGAAAGCAGATGCATAGCCACAATTACCGTGTGCCTGAGCCATTCCTTGATCAA GTAGTGATCGTTATTGGGGCCTCGGCAAGTGCAGTTGACATTTCGAGGGACATTGCAAGCGTTGCGAAGGAGGTCCATATTGCCGATAGATCAGCGCCGACTTCCACTTGTGAACAGCAGCCTGAATATGACAACATGTGGCTTCATTCCATG ATTGACCATGCACAGGGAGATggcactgtggtgttccaggatGGCAGCTCAATCAAAGCGGATGTCATCATGCACTGTACTGG CTACCTGTATGACTTCCCGTTTCTTGGGGATGATAGCACCATCACTGTGGATGACAACTGCGTTGATCCATTATACAAGCATGTTTTCCCTATAGAAGTGGCTCCTGATCTGTCTTTCATCGGAGTGCCGTGGAAG GTTATCCCTTTTCCACTGTTTGAACTCCAAAGCAAATGGGTCGCCGGTATTCTATCTGGACGGATCAAGCTTCCATCGAAAGATGAAATGATGGAAGATGTCAAAGCCATCTACTCGAGACTGGAAACTCGTGGATGGCCCAAGAGATATACCCACAACTTCAGTGGTGGTTATCAG TTCGAATACGATGATTGGCTCGCGGAGCAATGTGGCCATCCACCTATTGAAGAATGGAGGAAGCTGATGTATGCTGCTAATGCGAAGAATAAGGCTGCTCGTCCGGAAAGATACCGCGATGAGTGGGATGATGATGGTCTGGTGGCACTAGCAAATGAGGACTTCAAAAAATACTTCTAA